In one Andrena cerasifolii isolate SP2316 chromosome 2, iyAndCera1_principal, whole genome shotgun sequence genomic region, the following are encoded:
- the Mib1 gene encoding E3 ubiquitin-protein ligase mind bomb 1 isoform X1, giving the protein MEAGASTGTRTTRFMMEGVGARVIRGPEWKWGKQDGGEGHVGTVRNFESPEEVVVVWDNGTAANYRCSGAFDLRILDSAPTGVKHDGTMCDTCRQQPIFGIRWKCAECGNYDLCSICYHGDKHHLRHRFYRIATPGSERVLLEPRRKSKKIAIRGIFPGARVVRGVDWQWEDQDGGNGRRGKVNEIQDWSAASPRSAAYVIWDNGAKNLYRVGFEGMADLKVVNDAKGQTVYRDHLPLLGEQGPGRTGPHGLQIGDQVNVDLELEIVQSLQHGHGGWTDGMFECLGTTGTVVGIDEDHDIVVSYPSGNRWTFNPAVLTKVQIPVPVTSSSSDNQTFAVGDLVQICNDLEKIKLLQRGHGEWAEAMAPTMGKIGRVLQIYHDGDLKVEVCSTSWTYNPQAVTKVASSDGSVPGNSSGERLSALLKKLFETHVSGDVNEELVKTAANGDAAKCEECLKRPEADVNGVFAGHTALQAASQNGHLEVIKILLRYKADVEIEDKDGDRAVHHAAFGDEPGVMALLAGAGADLNARNKRRQTALHIAVNKGHAGVVRTLLELGCHPSLQDSEGDTPLHDAISKKRDDMLALLLDHAADITLTNNNGFNALHHAALRGNPR; this is encoded by the exons ATGGAGGCTGGTGCGAGTACCGGTACTCGCACAACGCGATTTATGATGGAGGGTGTCGGAGCCCGGGTCATTCGTGGTCCCGAATGGAAGTGGGGTAAACAG GACGGAGGAGAAGGGCACGTAGGGACTGTTCGAAATTTCGAATCTCCGGAAGAAGTTGTCGTCGTTTGGGATAATGGTACAGCAGCCAATTATCGTTGCTCCGGTGCCTTCGATCTTCGAATATTGGATTCCGCTCCGACTGGTGTGAAACATGACGGAACGATGTGCGATACGTGTAGGCAGCAACCAATATTTGGAATACGATGGAAGTGCGCAGAATGCGGCAACTATGACCTATGTTCTATTTGTTATCACGGGGACAAGCATCATCTCAGACATAGATTTTACCGTATCGCAACACCTGGAAGCGAAAGAGTTTTATTAGAACCAAGACGTAAAAGTAAAAAG ATCGCGATTCGTGGTATATTTCCTGGTGCAAGAGTTGTACGAGGCGTCGATTGGCAGTGGGAAGATCAAGATGGTGGAAACGGACGAAGGGGTAAAGTGAACGAAATCCAAGATTGGTCAGCTGCCAGCCCACGTTCAGCGGCTTACGTTATATGGGATAATGGGGCGAAAAATTTATACCGCGTTGGCTTTGAGGGAATG GCGGACTTGAAAGTTGTTAATGACGCTAAAGGCCAGACAGTGTATAGAGATCATTTGCCACTATTAGGCGAACAGGGTCCAGGTCGAACTGGCCCACACGGATTACAAATTGGAGATCAA GTTAATGTTGATTTAGAATTGGAAATAGTACAATCGTTGCAGCATGGGCATGGCGGCTGGACAGATGGAATGTTTGAATGCCTTGGCACTACAGGCACTGTTGTTGGCATTGACGAAGATCATGATATCGTTGTATCGTATCCAAGTGGAAATCGGTGGACTTTCAATCCTGCTGTTCTGACGAAAGTACAAATACCAGTACCAGTGACTAGTTCAAGTTCCGATAATCAAACATTCGCGGTTGGGGATTTGGTACAAATATGTAACGacttagaaaaaattaaattgcttCAACGTGGACATGGGGAGTGGGCCGAAGCAATGGCACCA ACTATGGGGAAAATCGGTAGAGTTTTGCAAATATACCATGATGGAGACTTAAAGGTAGAAGTCTGCAGTACATCTTGGACGTACAATCCTCAGGCAGTGACCAAAGTAGCAAGTAGCGATGGCAGTGTTCCAGGAAATAGCAGTGGTG AACGTTTGTCGGCAttgttgaaaaaattgtttgaaacacATGTCTCGGGTGATGTTAACGAAGAATTGGTTAAGACTGCTGCGAACGGTGATGCTGCCAAGTGTGAGGAATGTTTAAAGAGACCCGAGGCTGATGTAAATGGTGTATTCGCTGGTCACACTGCCCTACAAGCTGCGAGTCAAAATGGTCATTTAGAAGTTATTAAGATTCTCCTCCGTTATAAAGCAGATGTAGAGATCGAG GACAAAGATGGCGATAGAGCTGTGCATCATGCTGCTTTTGGCGACGAACCGGGTGTAATGGCATTATTGGCTGGTGCTGGAGCCGATTTGAATGCCAGGAATAAGAGACGTCAAACTGCCCTCCATATCGCGGTTAATAAAGGACATGCTGGTGTAGTGAGAACATTACTGGAATTAGGATGCCATCCAAGCTTGCAG
- the Mib1 gene encoding E3 ubiquitin-protein ligase mind bomb 1 isoform X2 yields the protein MEAGASTGTRTTRFMMEGVGARVIRGPEWKWGKQDGGEGHVGTVRNFESPEEVVVVWDNGTAANYRCSGAFDLRILDSAPTGVKHDGTMCDTCRQQPIFGIRWKCAECGNYDLCSICYHGDKHHLRHRFYRIATPGSERVLLEPRRKSKKIAIRGIFPGARVVRGVDWQWEDQDGGNGRRGKVNEIQDWSAASPRSAAYVIWDNGAKNLYRVGFEGMADLKVVNDAKGQTVYRDHLPLLGEQGPGRTGPHGLQIGDQVNVDLELEIVQSLQHGHGGWTDGMFECLGTTGTVVGIDEDHDIVVSYPSGNRWTFNPAVLTKVQIPVPVTSSSSDNQTFAVGDLVQICNDLEKIKLLQRGHGEWAEAMAPTMGKIGRVLQIYHDGDLKVEVCSTSWTYNPQAVTKVASSDGSVPGNSSGERLSALLKKLFETHVSGDVNEELVKTAANGDAAKCEECLKRPEADVNGVFAGHTALQAASQNGHLEVIKILLRYKADVEIEDKDGDRAVHHAAFGDEPGVMALLAGAGADLNARNKRRQTALHIAVNKGHAGVVRTLLELGCHPSLQAGEYLTKRRQDIVRYLKLVLAMFS from the exons ATGGAGGCTGGTGCGAGTACCGGTACTCGCACAACGCGATTTATGATGGAGGGTGTCGGAGCCCGGGTCATTCGTGGTCCCGAATGGAAGTGGGGTAAACAG GACGGAGGAGAAGGGCACGTAGGGACTGTTCGAAATTTCGAATCTCCGGAAGAAGTTGTCGTCGTTTGGGATAATGGTACAGCAGCCAATTATCGTTGCTCCGGTGCCTTCGATCTTCGAATATTGGATTCCGCTCCGACTGGTGTGAAACATGACGGAACGATGTGCGATACGTGTAGGCAGCAACCAATATTTGGAATACGATGGAAGTGCGCAGAATGCGGCAACTATGACCTATGTTCTATTTGTTATCACGGGGACAAGCATCATCTCAGACATAGATTTTACCGTATCGCAACACCTGGAAGCGAAAGAGTTTTATTAGAACCAAGACGTAAAAGTAAAAAG ATCGCGATTCGTGGTATATTTCCTGGTGCAAGAGTTGTACGAGGCGTCGATTGGCAGTGGGAAGATCAAGATGGTGGAAACGGACGAAGGGGTAAAGTGAACGAAATCCAAGATTGGTCAGCTGCCAGCCCACGTTCAGCGGCTTACGTTATATGGGATAATGGGGCGAAAAATTTATACCGCGTTGGCTTTGAGGGAATG GCGGACTTGAAAGTTGTTAATGACGCTAAAGGCCAGACAGTGTATAGAGATCATTTGCCACTATTAGGCGAACAGGGTCCAGGTCGAACTGGCCCACACGGATTACAAATTGGAGATCAA GTTAATGTTGATTTAGAATTGGAAATAGTACAATCGTTGCAGCATGGGCATGGCGGCTGGACAGATGGAATGTTTGAATGCCTTGGCACTACAGGCACTGTTGTTGGCATTGACGAAGATCATGATATCGTTGTATCGTATCCAAGTGGAAATCGGTGGACTTTCAATCCTGCTGTTCTGACGAAAGTACAAATACCAGTACCAGTGACTAGTTCAAGTTCCGATAATCAAACATTCGCGGTTGGGGATTTGGTACAAATATGTAACGacttagaaaaaattaaattgcttCAACGTGGACATGGGGAGTGGGCCGAAGCAATGGCACCA ACTATGGGGAAAATCGGTAGAGTTTTGCAAATATACCATGATGGAGACTTAAAGGTAGAAGTCTGCAGTACATCTTGGACGTACAATCCTCAGGCAGTGACCAAAGTAGCAAGTAGCGATGGCAGTGTTCCAGGAAATAGCAGTGGTG AACGTTTGTCGGCAttgttgaaaaaattgtttgaaacacATGTCTCGGGTGATGTTAACGAAGAATTGGTTAAGACTGCTGCGAACGGTGATGCTGCCAAGTGTGAGGAATGTTTAAAGAGACCCGAGGCTGATGTAAATGGTGTATTCGCTGGTCACACTGCCCTACAAGCTGCGAGTCAAAATGGTCATTTAGAAGTTATTAAGATTCTCCTCCGTTATAAAGCAGATGTAGAGATCGAG GACAAAGATGGCGATAGAGCTGTGCATCATGCTGCTTTTGGCGACGAACCGGGTGTAATGGCATTATTGGCTGGTGCTGGAGCCGATTTGAATGCCAGGAATAAGAGACGTCAAACTGCCCTCCATATCGCGGTTAATAAAGGACATGCTGGTGTAGTGAGAACATTACTGGAATTAGGATGCCATCCAAGCTTGCAG GCAGGAGAGTATTTAACAAAAAGGAGGCAGGATATTGTCAGATACTTAAAGTTGGTGTTAGCAATGTTTAGTTAA